In Mustela lutreola isolate mMusLut2 chromosome 4, mMusLut2.pri, whole genome shotgun sequence, the genomic stretch CCTTCCGGTTCTTGGAGAGAATCGAAAGTGGGAAGAGCAGGTGGGCAACCAGAGACCCCCTGTACCCTGCGGAGATCAAACGACCAAGGCCAGGGAGGACTCGGAGCTAGGGACGCACCctactgagggcagagcccagcatCCCCAGAGCAGCAGGCCATGGGTCGTCACCTGCACTAACTcccctttgttctctctctggaCCAACCCCAGCACCCTCGCTGCTCCCTAACCCGAAGAAGGATTCCACAGAAGACGATTCCGATGGAAGGAGCCACCCTGCGCCTGTAATTCACTTCCACCTCCATCTCTtgggcttcctctctcctctgtccctaaCTGCCTCCGCCCagctcttcccctttccctgctttgaCGACGCCAACCCCGGAGGCCCTCGTCTCTGGCAGGCACTCGGGCTTTGCATGGGAACTGCTGCATGAAGTCCCTGGGAAGCCCTCCTCACCCCTTTCCTACCATCACCCTGACCCCTCACTGCGGACTCTGGGAAGCAGCCCCggacagcagagcagggaggagggctgggagtCGGCAGGGCACGGCTCACCCAGCTGGAGGGCCTCGGGAAgggaggctgggcctgggtgTCCCCACTTGGTTCTCTGATGCCAGGGAGTCTGTGCTCATGTCCATTTCTGCTCTTGCTCTCAGCTCTCAAGAAACTTTCCTTCGGTGGACTTGGCGCAAACGACAagggaagcagaagaagaggaggacTCGGGAACGGGGTGAGTCGGGCAGGAAAAGGGGCCGGTGAACATGGACACACCTTTTCTCTCGTTGCCCCATCCCTGTTGTGGGCACCTCGGCAAACAGCACAAAACCCGGGGTGCTGCCCTAGCCTCTGACcacaaagaggagaggagaggaagatccAAGTCCCTGCGGCACTAGGAAGTCTTGAGAACATCCCACAGGGAACCTCCACCTGATCCCTACAACTCCCTGTGGTGGTTGGGCGCTGTTGTCCAGGAGCTGCTGATCTTGGAGGGAGGGCCCTGGCTGCCTGGAGGGACTGGACCCCAGGCAGCCTAGGCACGGTGACCTTCTGGCAAAGGGCTCCACGCCCCCCATTGAGCCCCTCCCTCTGCACGACACAAGCCTTGCCCTCCCACCCTGCAAAAGCCAGCAGACGGCTTGCTCCCAGACGACACTAGTCGCGAAGAGACAGTGGTGCGGTGGCCTCATCTCCCACTTCAGGCACATGAGAAATGAGCAAACAAGACAGGCCCCCGGGCTCACAGGAGCAGGACAGCTCACCCCTCCCAGCGCTGCATCCCTGTGGGCAGGGAGTCGGGCCCGGTCTCCAGCTGAGTCATGTCTCCAGCCGGCCACTCCCATACAATCTGACCAACACCTCCAGTCCCCCGAGCCTCCAAGATGCCTCGTGGGAGATAGTGGGTCCCCTCATGGCACATTTTGATTTGTGAGTTTCATACTCTAGAGACTCACCTCGATCCCTCAGTCGGCAGGGGAGACCCACCAGGGAAAGGCCACCCTGCCTATTCCCACCTTGCCCAACACCTGCCCACAGCCCGTGGACTGTGCGAACCCACTTCCCATGGGGGTTGGGAGCACGTCGTCTCTCCCACGCCACCTGCAACACTCATGTGGGCAAAGGCTCCCCCCACAGAGAAGGGCACGTACAGGGCTctcagagaggctggggaagggacagcccagcaggaggaggaggaccccGCCGTCATGGAGGAGGACGCTCAGGGAAGGGGCCTGAGGGACCCTGGCAGTGTAGCCTTCATTCAGCCCCAGGGGGCCCACAGGAAATTCCCCTTTCTTCAGGTCATGCATGGGTTCTGCAGGAAAACCTCCACCTCAACACCTCAGAAGACACGTCCCGCAAAACCCCACAGGCCTCTGGTAAGGCCCAGGCCACACGCCACTCGCTATCTCACACCACTCCACCTGTTGTCTCCACAGCTGCGCCACAGGACAGTGTGCCCGCCACCCCGAGGCACCAAAGGCTCCTGGGGTGCTCCGACAAAGGGAGCCAGGAGGGCCCTGGGGCCCCACTTGCGGCTCCGATTTGGGCCCGGAGGAGGATTCGGCATGAACACACAGGGAAACACGCCTGCAGGAACGGCTCTCTTACGCCTGACCTCCGTAGGCCAAAGAGACGACTTCTGGGCAGCCCACCAGAGGACAGCACTGGAGCCCCGAGGACGAGACGAGAGGACCCTCTGAGTCGGCCGCCACACCCAGAGCTGGCTGCCCGGGACCTGCCGATGACGGACACGTGGAGCACGAGGCAACCACCTGGGCCCACAACAATCCATTGTGTGGGGAGACTGGGCCGACCTGGGGCTGGGCCCACCTGGGACTGGGATGGAGAGCAGCCTTCCCGTCGTCTCCCCTGTCTGCTGCAGGGGCTGCTCCTCCTCCCGCTGTCCCCTGCAGACCCCGGCAACCCTGCAGAGCATGACACATGCAGGACGAAGCGGCACTGCCAGGGTCCCTTGATCACCCTGGGATCGACTCGAGGGGCAGCGGCCCTACCCCTGCTGGATTCCCCAAGGGTGCCGCACCGGAACCGCCCCTGTCGCATCGACGCACAGGACCGtgaccaatgctgggctcaacacTGGCAGCGGCCCCACAAAACGTGCCCCGCTCAGCCTGTGTGTTTGGCAGCAGCAAGAGGTTTAGGGAGGAGAGGCTCTCCCCTGCACTCAGCGGCCTCTTCCATTTACAACTCTGACAGCAGAGGCCTCCCCGAGCTGGGCCTCCGCCACCTGACCAGGAACGACCCACGCggagggacagctctacgcccctattcagcaggaagaagctacagaagatgagaccGTCCTCCTTCAACAACCTTAACCACGCAATGCTCCACCCTGGTCAGGGGCAcacgaggagggaggggaaggctaGCTGAGCACCAAGCAGGAGCTGGCACGCCACACCGCCCCCCCAACCTGGGATACGGGGGACATCCCTCAGGCGCTCTGACTGCCCTCAagctgaggaaaggaaaaaacagattctCCCCAGATGGCAAGACCGGAGTCTCCCTCGGTTTGTAAACGTCCTCGTGATTCTGCAGGAATCAAGAGGCCCGCTTAATGAGAGGCTAGCGACCTGCCAGAGGCCCGGATCTCCGTTTCCTGAAGCCCTGacatctctctcccctccacgacactgagggaggctgaggccgaAGGAAATGTCCGTAGGACAGAGTTTCTTTTCAAACCTGCAGTCCCTTGAGAAGGACCTGTGAGAGGAGGAAGgtaacattcctccaggaagctcccaaccaTCTTTCAATTCATGCCTTCCTAGCGGGAAAAACCACCTTCCCTTCACAAGAGCAAAGTCAACTGTATCCTCGGTGTCCTCTGTCCACCTGCCACGTTCTTGCAAAACTTCCCTTTTGCCTGACCTCCCCCAATGCCATCCCAGAGAGTCAGCCTCCCGTCACGACCCCAACAAGCAGCCCTTTCTACCCAAGGGTCatatccctgtgctttaataaaaaccaCCTCCTGCCAGCAAAGCCATCTCAAGACTTCTTTCTTGACCATCGGCCTTGAATACTAACCTCCTTCCTACATCAGTCCTGTCTCCTGTAGGGCTCCTGTGGAAACAGCCCTGCAACACGGGCCCAATTCTGTCAACTCTTCCGACTCCATCCACCTCACCCGCTGCACATTCTGTGTCCTCCGAGGACTGGACCCTTCTGTGGTTCTTGCACTCAAACCCTCACATGGCCCCTCTCTCGGTCCTCGACGTGGTTGACGTTGCCCTTCTGAAACTCCCCAGCatccctccctcactctctttgTCTCGCAGGTTTATCTGGTCCAAAGGTTCTCATCACCAACACCCTACAACCGGTTTCTGCTCCTGAGTAAAGGactccattcctttcctttgtcaTCAAGCTCAAATCTTACTCTCAGATGTTTGTCTCACAACTTTCAAATTCTTCTTTCCCCTAAGGCCTCTCTACcagtttctcttctcccttttgcaAGCCGCcgtctctcccaccctccctccctcccttccttccttccttccctacatGATCTTTTCGTTCTTtgtattccttcctccctccccctctttccttttctccttctgttctgttAGTCCCCACACAGCACTTCAGTACTTTTTCACCTAGTGTTCCAGGACTCACTCACTGTGTACAAGACCCAGGAGCTCACGGCAATTCGTTCCCTATTATAAAGGATGAAGGGAGACCCACACGGGGGCATCTCAAAGGTCGGCTTCTCTGCAAGTCAACGGGAAGCTTCAGGGTCATGAACCCTGGCCTTCCACACTAGAGCTGGACACGGGCTACGCTAAGCATTCCCCACAATCTCCGGTCTTCCAAGACCCTGAGCATATGGGCTGTCCCACCAGAAACCTGAAGAGTTTCATTTCTCGGCTGAAATGGGTCTCGCGTCAAGCCGCCGCCCGAGTGTCTGGAAAAGTCACTGGCTTCAGCACGACTCACGGGTATCTAGTCTTTGAAACAGAAACATCAAAAATTTAATCAGCAGTTGACGTGGGGTTTGATGCTACCATGTAGAAAGATCTAAATGAATTCCGGAAAGGAACAAGGCACGCGACTACAAGTGGCCTACAGGGGTAGACGCAGCGACCATTCCTGAAGGGAGGGGCTGGAACGCGTTCCTTGAGTCAAGAAGGGAGGAACGTGAGGGAGCGATCCTGCCACAGCCCCTCGTGTTCTGGCCACTAGCAGAGGGTTCACACTGCACAGGAACCCGGGCAATGCTGGAGCACAGCACGGGAGAGGTCTCACGAGCCTCACTCACTCCAGGTGTGCTGTGTCCTGGGAAGACAAGCCTTGTATTTGCTGACAATGTGGAAGAGCCTTCAGCCATGTGTCCCTGATGCCAGGGACATCAGAGCTCGTTCATCCTGGATCGCAGCACACCCATCTACCCAGTGTGGGAGAGCCTTTAGTCGGGGCTCTAACCTCGGGAGACACGAGAGAACTCACCCTTCCGAGGAACGGAGACATGATACACATGGGGGGAACAACTCCAGGGCAGTGCTCACCTCTGTACACAGTAAGACCACTGGAGACGCCCCTCGGGGATGGAAAGAAGGTGGGGGACCCTTGCTTCAGAGAGCTCTGCTCTTCTTCCTGCCCAGGAACTCACACGGGGTAGAAGCCATGTGCTGGGATTGCTGCACAAGAGCTCACAGCAACATACATCCGTTCGAGGCCATGGGCACGTTCCCACAGACAGAAACCGGTTGAATGTCATCTTCAGGGGAAAGCATTTAGGCCAGCCACACCCTTAGCCAGCACCCGAGGATCCACACCGGCAGCCACCCCGACAAATGCGGTCAATGTGGAAGAGCCGTTGGATACAGCTCTCACATTTGGAGACACCAGACAATTCAGAGCGGAGAAACCTGTGTCTGTCACCACTGGGGCCCCGCCTGTACCCAGAGCGCCCACCTTGCTCACCGCCACAGAAATCACACAGTACAAACCCTTGTCTCCCGTCACTGAGGCAGAGCCTTCAGCCAGAAGTGGGCCCTTTCCCAACACCAGAGAACTCACACGGGGAGAGCCACCAGCGCGGTATCCTGGTGGAAGAAGCTTCAGGTGGGGTTCAGGCCTGAGGCTCCCGCTACCATCTCAGAGTGTGCTTCATCCCTCACATGGGAGCGAAGGTGCAGGCACCCCTGGGACCCCCTGCATCATCGCTGTGGCTGAATGCGAGGACATCCCATATGGGAATCCCATTCCTCACGGAGCCAACCCAGGAAGGACCTGAGAGGATTCGCACACAGGAAAATCCTCCCGGTCTGATGAGCAAAGGAATGGGCTCAGCTATCCCTTCTTCCCTAGCCAGCAATGACACCCTCACACCGAGGAATCACTGATCCCAACACAACGAAGGGAAATTCTTCCCTGGACACTCCCATCAGCAACTACCTCCTAAGGAATTCCTCAGGGTGACTCTGAGATACAAACTCAGACACTGCAAACACATATAACAGGGCCCCGTTCTGAGGGATGCGGAATGCGCTATTCCAGTAACCAATAGCTAGAAATCAAGCACATCTGCTCTGATCCAGGAGTACTTCCATAAAGGCCAGTCTCACCAAACAGCGCGGGTCTCACAACCGTGCACAATATGCCAAGTAAGAACAGGGGACTTCTCCTTCAGGAGCTCTCACAACAGACACAGGTACTGTCCCTTGGTAGGAAGTGGGATCACGGGAAGTAACACTGCCTGGGATCCATGAGAACATCAAGTCGAGGGTGAACTCAGAGTCTCAGAACACAAGGTGATAGAAGTATGTTCACAAAAACATGAACCTATCGATGTATATAGATCGCAAGGATGAATGGCCACAAGATTCAAAAAACACATGGTTTGTGATCTACCTCTCATGTGTCCTTAATTCTACTAATATTGTCCTCACAAAGCgcaatggatttaaaaaataattgcatgCTTAGAAATATATCTACTTCACTTATTGGAGATCGACAGAGCTAGCGAGGGAGCAAGAACAGCTGGGGTCCGGCAgcggagaagagaaagaaaggtgcccaatccagggcttgatcccccaggatccagggatcctgacctcagccaagggcagatgcttacccaactgcgCCACCCGGGGGCTGgcaaattaatttcatcttttacaAAGATGCTCTTCTGGAAGACAGGGCACCAAAACCTCCACAGTTCAGCATCAGGCAGTGAGGGCTTCCTCCCTGTCTATGAGAACATGGGAGCCAAAGGTTTTTCTCCACCACCAAGAAGAGCTACATATCTCTGGGCCTGACAGGGTGTACAACCACTGCAGATGTGGAAATACTCCCCGATTCGGTAGATTTTGAACAGGAAGGCGTTCTTACAGTCCCTTCCATAAAGACAAAGCCTGTCCAGGAATGCCTGCGAAGTTCTTTCAGTTAAGGGACCAGCTTTTGGCTTTGGGTCAGGTTATGATGTCAGGGTTATGGGACTGAGCTCCGTGTCAGGCTATGGAAGGcatgtggagcctgctgaagggTCGCTCTCATCCCCTGCAACACCCActcccctgcaaaaaaaaaaaaaaaaaaaaaaaatgaggagagagagaaagaacatgtgcGGAAGTCCACTCAGACATCCATTTGTAAAGATGCCTGGGATTCTTTGCTCTAGAAGAATGGCCCAATAAAGCAAGTGTGGGCAGAAAGTCGATCATCAAGAGAATATCTATTTATAAGGACAGGCTGCAATAACTCCGGACTCTGCTAAAAGGGGCAACCTGGAGTTCAGAAGTCTTGTGTGGGGCAGGGACTTGCAGAACCTTCTCCACATGTGCCACTATGTCATCTTCCCCAAGCAGCCGACTCTAGACATTCTGGTTAACGGTACATCTCCATGTTAATCGACAAgaagaggctctctttgcctctgGAAGAAAGACAGAAGCCGGCACGAAAGACACCCAAGTCAAGGCCTGAACCTCAACCCAGGTGGGAGGTTCAGAACCAAGACAACTTACCACTGCGATGCACGTGCACCAGGGAGATGACAGCGGTCACACTCCTGGACGTGCTGCACTTCCACCTGCACTGAAGAGACAGAGGCCAGACGCTTTGGATGCTGCCCAGCAGGCCACGTCCCCTGAGCCTCGAAGCACCACCTGTAAAAACAAGGAGAGCATTCAGTCGAGGTCTCAGGACCCGCACGTGGGGAGACACAGAGTCACCCATGACGGAAGCAGGCCCCTCCGTCCCAGCAGGGAGTGCAGGTTCAAGGAGGCCAAAACCACAGGGCCCCGCCATCTGTCAAAGTCTTAGCATTGCTGCTGGAAGGCCTTCCCCTAAAGCATGCTTCGCGAATTGGCTGCCAGGAGTTCCATCAGGCTGAAAAGGGCCTCTGGTCTTTCCTTGCTACAACATGTCTCATGGGCCCTGGtactcaacaaaaaaaaaaaaaaaaaaaaaaaaaaaaaagaaagaaaaaaacacgaCTGACTACCTTCCTCTTCCACAACAACCCTTCCACTTCAGGGTCGTGGCTATGGCAGAGTTCACACTGTGCGCATTTTGCCCTGATAAACGCCAACCCTCCAATAaagcacagagcagagagtcAGGCTTGAGCACCCTGGTGAGCTGGccggctgcctccctccctccctccctccctggctccagTCCCTTCCTATAAgcatctgcctgggccctgggactCTGGCTGTGCCCAGGTACCCCGGGCCCTGGGTACAGGCCATCAAAAGGCAGTTGAGGGGCTACAGACTCCAGCCGGCCAGCCCTGTGCTCCCCTCAACCCAACCACCGTTGTGACCAATGTGGGCCCAGATGCCAGATCCAACTGCAGACCCCGCCTTCCTGCTCAAACACAGGGTCGCCCCCGAAGCAAGGCACATCGGCCCCAAATAACCTGCCCCCTTGCCCCCACCTCACCGGGCTGAATAtcccctggggacagaagcccCAGAAGACAACACAACCTCCATTCCAGGCAGCGCATTTCACTCGTCCTCAGGTCTTGCACAGGTTGTCTGATGGGTCCATTAAAACCCGCCTACGTTATGGCCCGCGTGCTGCTCTGATGTGAGGAACCCTTCACCACCCCAGAGTTTGAAAGGTCACCTGACCCATTTCGGAGGGCTGTCCCAGTGACCACGCCCACTTCTCCTGCCAGCCTGGGACTCTGCCtgcagaaaaagaacaagaaagaacaagagttGGTGATAAAGGtcgtgaagaaaaaggaaccttgtGTACTGATGCTGGggatgaaaactggtgcagccattatggaaaacaatgtgggggttcctcaaaaatttaaaaatgcaactgtCATAtgttccagtaattccattactgggtatttactcaaacaaaatgaaaacatttgaaaagatacgtttatattgcagcactatttacagtaGGCAAGATATGGAAGAGCCCGTCAATAGATGACTGGATAAAATGACgtggtgtatatatagatatatatatagagagagagatagagattatATAGATATCTAATAGACTAGTACTTGgccagagaaaagaatggaatcttaacatttgcaacaacatggataaatctagagggtataatactaaatgaaataggtcaaagaaagacaaatatcctatgatttcaattatatgtgaaagttaagaaacaaaacaaagcataaaagaGACCCAAAAAAAGAGACTcacaaatatagagaacaaactggtagatTACTAGAGGGAAGGTGGGTCGAAAGAGGGCATGAGACAATGAGGGTGtatcatttaaaaggaaaaacaaaactctatCTGAAGTCAATattattgtctatgtagaaaatctcaaatatcttataaaaagtaaaaaaaaaaaaaaactattggaagTAATGAGGAAATTACCAAAACATCAtaggatacaaggtcaatataaAAAGGTCAACTATTTTCCTACATCTGAATAAAGAACTGAATTccaatttttcaaatgaaaaaaatactatttacaatACACCCCTAAAAAGGGTACTCAAGTATAAAACCTAACACAATACATATATACAGGAAGACAAaactgatggaagaaatcaaagatctaaataaatggagatagaGCTCGTATTCATCGGTAGCAAGACTCAATATGGCTAAGACGTCAATTCTTTCCAACTTAATCGATAAATTcaatgaaatccaaataaaaccTCACAGTTATTTTGCAGATAATGACAAGAAGATTCTGAAGTGtacacagaaaggcaaaagatctAGAAGAGCCAACacactggacacctgggtggctcaggtggttgagcatttgccttcagctcaggtcatgatcccacagtcctgggatgaagtcccgagtcaggctccttgctcagaggggagcctgcttctccctctgccctctgccctctctgcctgtgacatcccctctttgtgctctctctgccaaataaataacatctttttaaaaagtttttaaaaaatagaatagccaacacaacgtggaagaaaaatgagaattcacATCACCTGGTCTTGAGACTAACTATAAAGCTACTAGCCACCAAGACAGTGTGTTAGTGctgagacagacacacagatcaacagaacagattaCAAGGACCAGGAATAGAGCTACCAAAATAAAGTCAAACATTTTTTGGACAAAGGCACAAagggaataaaaggagaaaaaatagtctttcaacaaatggtgctcgAACAACTGAACACtcatgcaaaagaaatgaaactagacacagaccttacacaagtattaactgaaaatgaatcagagggcgcctgggtggctcagtgggttaagccgctgccttcggctcaggtcatgatctcagggtcctgggatcgagtcccgcatcgggctctctgctcagcagggagcctgcttcccttcctctctctctgcctgcctctccgtctacttgtgatttctctctgtcaaataaataaataaaatctttaaaaaaataaaaataaaaataaataaaaaataaaaatgaatcagagttctaaatgtaaaaatacaagAATAAAGAATCCAGGAGAAAAATCTCTAGGACACTGGTTTGGGGGATGGGTTTTTAGATTCAACAGCAAAAGCATATTCCACGGGGAAAAGCATGCGTTgggtattattaaaaataaagtcttctgctctgtgaaagacatttttaagaaaatgaaaggataaggcacagacagggagaaaatatttggaacacaGATATCTAATCAGGGCTTTGTGTCCAACATCACAAAAGAGCTCTTAATGAttcataataagaaaagaaatgaccaaatgaaaaatgtgcaaaagatttgaacaaactCTTCACCAAAGATATAAGGgtagcaaataaatacacaaacagaTAGATGCTCCACATCACCTCAGTGGGAATATGCAGACACCATGACACAGGTACTGGAATGgttacatcaaaaataatgacaGTGCCAATTTCAGGTCCAGAATCAGAACAAGATTCTGATTCATAGTTGGTAGGAACAAAAACTGATACAGCAACTTTGTAGAaatagtttggcaatttcttgcgaagctaaacatacatacatacataaccaACACAGCAATTTCACATCCTATGTTTTTGAAAACTTATGTTTTAAAACCTACATGTGATTATTTCTAGCACCTTAATTCAAAATGGTCCCAAACTGGGAGAATCAAGCATCCATGGGTTAACCACTCTGAAACCATGTATGCAACTCTGAAATCATGTATGTGTATTCTGGAATTGAACTATCCAATAGATGAAATTCTGATGTTAGCTGGATTCTCACTGTTAGTGCAGGAGATTACAGACAAGCAAGGAGAGAAGGTTAGAAGGTTAGAATGCTCCATCTGATAATGCTTACAACAGTGTGAATACTTAGCTTACTATACATACAGAtggttacatattaaaatatttatagacacGTGTATATACATGAGTGAGTATACACATATTCCCTGTTCAGTTAGCTGAAGAGGGTCTTTGAGCAATGACTTAACAGTCACAACAGACACACCTAGTCCCCCAATCCTGGTTTCTCATACTATGCTCCAATGAAAAGAACCAGAActacttagggggaaaaaatggctaATTCTAGGGCAAGAAACACATAAGATGCACCTGGAAAATCTACTGCCACAGAGTAAGGTAGAAATATTCAAACAATAACCGGGTATGTCAATAGCTACAGGAAGCGACAgaaggtgattttaaaaaaatttatttacttgtttttgagaaggaaaaggagagaaagcataagcagcagggaggagcacagggagagagagagaatttctatttatttatttatttctttgacagacagagatcacaagtaggcagagaggcaggcagagagagagggtgaagcaggctccctgctgaacagagaggccaatgtggggctcgatcccacgaccccgggaccacgacctgagccgaaggccgaggttttcacccactgagcaacccaggtaccccgagagagagaatttcaagcaggccccacactcagcaaagagcccaacctggggatggatcgcaggaccctgagatcatgacctgagccaaaatcaagagtcagacacactcaaccaactcagccacccgggTGCCACTAGAAGATGCTTTTACTAACCAACCTGGAACAACTTGAGCAACTAAAGGAACAAGGTGTCATTGTACTagaaccaaaatataaaataactagcCATGAATTCGTGCTGATATAAATGGATTAGTAAAtaggagagaacagaaaaatctcCTATGCAGAATTCCTGATAATTTATGTACATAATTGTGTAGCTACTCCAACAGGAAGGAGGTATAGTGTAAGTGGTATAGTGTAATAGCCCACTTCCTTCCAAGGAGTACAGTATGAGGACAGAGAAAACCAAGTAGTAAGTCATGTCCAGAGCACTAACCCTTGATATGATAAGACCAAAGGACATTTTATCTCCGTGGTCTTCCTCCAAGAAACCCATAACCTCAGTCTAATCATGAAAACAACAGCAGAGAATTCccaattgagggacattctacaaaacacctaactgtactcctcaaaactgcccTGGTTATCAAAAACCAGGGAAGtctgagaaattgtcacagccaAGGGGAGCCTAAAGAAATGACTAAGTGAAAGGTCGCATTCTGAAACAAAATACCTGCATGGGGGAGAAAACACCAGCGTCAACTATCAAAAGACAAATCACATCCCATAAAATAAGAGTTTGCAACCCATAAAATGGACAAGCACTAGTATCCCTAATCTATAAAGAGCTAGacactgaagaagaagaaaaacaaaaaaagccacaaacctaagagcaaaatgggcaaaagatatgaagagGGTTCACAGAAACGTAAATACACctttcagatacatgaaaaaatacttaacCTCACTCATAGTTAAGAAGCTTGCAGAGATAAACTTCATAAAATACCATGTTTCTCTTTCCACGGCCCAAATTCCAGAAGTTGAACCACATGTTCTACGGGTGAAGCTGTGGACAAACAAGCACGGATGCGGTGTCGATGGGAGTGACACAAAATGGTACCACAATCCTGAATGATCGAGTTATCAATTCTATGCACCCGTTGACCTGGCAGcgcacttctaggaatttatcagaTAGAAAAAACCTATACGTACAAGGTCATTCACTAGAACATGGTTTGTAATAGCAAAAGGTTTGAAATAGTGCATAACTAATAATAACCAGTTAACTAACTATGGAACGTCCATGCTTGAATTACTGTCAGCTATAACAAAGAAACAATACATGTTCTGTTTAGATACAGATGTCTGGGACAGGCTTTTAAGAACtgacaaaaaagcaaagaaggaacagaaaatcatGTATAAACTCCTTACTCAAAGTGTGGCTCCCTgagcagcagagtctgcttcacctGGGAGCGTTTTAGAAATGCAAA encodes the following:
- the LOC131829038 gene encoding uncharacterized protein LOC131829038, which produces MEGATLRLSQETFLRWTWRKRQGKQKKRRTRERAAPQDSVPATPRHQRLLGCSDKGSQEGPGAPLAAPIWARRRIRHEHTGKHACRNGSLTPDLRRPKRRLLGSPPEDSTGAPRTRREDPLSRPPHPELAARDLPMTDTWSTRQPPGPTTIHCVGRLGRPGAGPTWDWDGEQPSRRLPCLLQGLLLLPLSPADPGNPAEHDTCRTKRHCQGPLITLGSTRGAAALPLLDSPRVPHRNRPCRIDAQDRDQCWAQHWQRPHKTCPAQPVCLAAARGLGRRGSPLHSAASSIYNSDSRGLPELGLRHLTRNDPRGGTALRPYSAGRSYRR